One window from the genome of Echinicola vietnamensis DSM 17526 encodes:
- a CDS encoding PepSY-like domain-containing protein: MNTKCLLLMFLVALSISSHAQEADSIPEKDETEIGVSEGDFPKNALRLLEDVSRVDKFKYYKKDSLGAEVYVAKFKVKGEQYTVLFDVKGVLNWVEVNIGQKEIEPSDSRQAIMGYFDQRFKRTKVMEIKKLFLPKGSGLEIDTVIEAFSDGKDMSFCTIKYMVEVSGDIGDGAAKLYEVTFNEAGEYEKIESVEMHNMDNIIF, encoded by the coding sequence ATGAATACTAAATGCTTGTTGTTAATGTTTTTGGTCGCTTTGTCTATTTCTTCACATGCGCAAGAAGCGGATTCCATTCCAGAAAAGGACGAGACGGAGATCGGTGTTTCTGAGGGTGATTTCCCCAAAAATGCCTTAAGGTTGTTGGAGGATGTTTCCAGAGTGGACAAGTTTAAGTATTACAAAAAGGACAGCCTGGGAGCCGAGGTGTATGTGGCTAAGTTTAAGGTTAAAGGAGAACAATATACTGTTTTGTTTGATGTAAAAGGAGTACTCAACTGGGTGGAGGTAAATATTGGCCAAAAGGAAATAGAACCTTCGGATAGCCGACAGGCGATTATGGGGTATTTTGATCAGCGCTTTAAACGGACAAAAGTGATGGAAATTAAAAAACTGTTTTTGCCCAAAGGAAGTGGTCTTGAAATTGATACTGTTATTGAGGCTTTTAGTGATGGAAAAGATATGTCATTCTGTACGATCAAGTATATGGTGGAAGTGTCTGGCGATATTGGAGATGGAGCAGCCAAGCTTTATGAAGTGACTTTTAATGAAGCGGGAGAATATGAAAAAATAGAAAGTGTAGAGATGCACAATATGGATAACATCATTTTTTGA
- a CDS encoding DUF2490 domain-containing protein encodes MRFFLAIGIFFLLASSTFGQDGSNTYWGTQLETSYTYRLPKGWKANGKLYTRIFWAKDAQAREENSKTAPAMDVIRFSLAIAKNHSPFFSYGMGYLIGGEREYGGAFIRENRLFQQVTFSQLLKGRSRFAQQIRLEERFLENGNRLRLRLKFTYELPLQGNNLDPKEWYLLGEYEAMMNLRRQDEQSTFFSDNRFQLNFGRYTQKLKKIEYGVGYYLTDISKVADKEKFWFIRFALFLN; translated from the coding sequence ATGAGGTTTTTCTTAGCCATCGGTATATTTTTTTTGTTAGCGAGTAGTACTTTTGGACAGGATGGGAGTAATACTTATTGGGGGACACAACTCGAGACATCATATACCTATCGGCTCCCAAAAGGATGGAAAGCAAACGGTAAGCTGTATACTCGGATTTTCTGGGCCAAGGATGCCCAAGCAAGGGAGGAAAACAGTAAAACAGCCCCAGCCATGGATGTGATTCGTTTTAGTCTGGCTATCGCAAAAAACCATTCTCCTTTTTTTTCCTACGGGATGGGGTACCTTATTGGTGGAGAGAGAGAATATGGCGGAGCGTTTATTAGGGAGAATAGGTTGTTCCAGCAGGTGACCTTTTCCCAACTACTCAAAGGAAGGTCCCGGTTTGCACAACAAATAAGGTTGGAGGAGCGTTTCTTGGAAAATGGCAATCGATTACGTCTCCGGTTGAAGTTTACCTACGAACTACCGCTTCAGGGCAATAACCTGGATCCAAAAGAGTGGTATTTATTGGGCGAATATGAAGCAATGATGAACTTGAGAAGGCAAGATGAGCAAAGTACTTTTTTTAGCGACAACCGATTTCAATTGAATTTTGGTAGATATACCCAAAAGCTTAAGAAAATTGAATATGGAGTAGGGTACTATTTGACGGATATTTCAAAAGTCGCTGATAAAGAGAAATTTTGGTTCATTCGGTTTGCATTGTTTTTAAATTGA
- a CDS encoding ATP-binding protein: MRLPSMNTFKAVVEQSTDIVFIVDNKAPYKVVYGNKIFYEQIGDKLADKSLAGMQVDEGAFSFHEEFIINLDNEYFSFFMEELKEDHVFLFHRGTKVKITSTAQGAETRQFSNGEMQFFKLLNEKVPSANFQLVLDGDGKMCFSYLSDRVKKMFKLEADGEEITSLDYLLSKVHPMDVGKVLKSIVHSARVKGHWECVFRISVRENAEPLWVLGRAIPEHESDNLYWYGSIVDVSVLKRREMELEKAKLDAEASGKVKSDFISTIIHEIRTPLNAISGSVFSLYEEGYAAGQKPLLNNISFATDSLIIMVNDLLDFQKTEAGKIQLEYKPFNLRELLEQVIGGLKYQAHESKNSLNLIASGHLDLRVVGDRLRLAQVLNNLISNGLKFTNQGRVDVTATIAAETDMDVRVYFEVKDTGIGIARENLQKVFNEFEQVTQSFDVKYGGTGLGMPITKKLLQLMGSEIQVESEEGKGSTFFFELSFMKPVASEVGALVYPETLKSQVHNLPVGLKVLLAEDNDVNAIVVLKIIKRWGMVCERVCDGQEAVELAKRNDYDLVLMDVQMPILDGCQAAKRIKEHSSVPIIALTAASKSECCSKHDMAFLDAFVSKPINAADLKDRIYNLIVPHIS, from the coding sequence ATGAGGCTACCATCGATGAATACTTTTAAGGCAGTCGTTGAACAATCCACGGACATCGTTTTTATTGTGGATAACAAAGCACCGTATAAGGTTGTTTACGGGAATAAGATCTTTTATGAGCAGATAGGAGATAAGTTAGCAGACAAGTCACTGGCAGGGATGCAGGTGGATGAGGGAGCTTTTTCTTTTCATGAGGAATTTATAATTAACCTGGATAACGAATACTTTTCCTTTTTTATGGAAGAGCTAAAGGAGGACCATGTCTTTCTTTTTCACAGGGGCACCAAGGTCAAAATCACTAGTACTGCCCAAGGAGCAGAAACAAGGCAGTTTTCAAACGGGGAAATGCAGTTTTTTAAGCTATTGAACGAAAAAGTCCCCAGTGCCAATTTCCAGCTTGTGTTAGATGGTGATGGGAAAATGTGCTTTTCTTATTTGAGTGATAGGGTAAAAAAGATGTTCAAGCTTGAGGCAGACGGAGAGGAGATCACCAGCTTGGATTATTTGTTGAGTAAAGTCCATCCAATGGACGTCGGGAAGGTGCTGAAGTCGATTGTCCATAGTGCCCGGGTAAAGGGCCATTGGGAGTGTGTTTTTCGAATTTCAGTAAGGGAAAATGCAGAACCGCTGTGGGTTTTGGGAAGGGCTATTCCTGAACATGAATCAGATAATCTATATTGGTATGGCTCTATTGTAGATGTATCGGTTTTGAAAAGGCGGGAGATGGAACTGGAAAAAGCCAAGCTGGATGCAGAGGCTTCCGGTAAGGTCAAGTCAGATTTTATCTCTACGATTATTCATGAGATCCGTACCCCTCTAAATGCCATTTCTGGATCGGTGTTCTCGCTTTACGAAGAGGGCTATGCTGCTGGGCAAAAGCCATTGCTGAACAACATTAGTTTTGCGACGGACAGTTTAATCATCATGGTCAACGACTTGCTGGATTTTCAAAAGACCGAAGCAGGTAAAATCCAGCTTGAATATAAACCGTTTAACCTTCGCGAGCTTTTAGAACAAGTGATCGGAGGGCTAAAATACCAGGCTCATGAATCCAAGAACTCGTTAAACCTCATTGCTTCCGGTCACTTGGACCTGCGTGTAGTGGGGGATCGGTTGCGATTGGCACAGGTGCTGAACAATTTAATTTCCAATGGCCTTAAGTTTACCAATCAGGGAAGGGTGGATGTAACGGCGACCATTGCAGCGGAAACAGACATGGACGTCAGGGTGTATTTTGAAGTGAAGGATACTGGCATCGGCATTGCCCGTGAAAACCTTCAAAAGGTGTTCAATGAATTTGAGCAGGTTACACAAAGTTTTGATGTCAAATATGGGGGGACAGGATTGGGGATGCCCATCACCAAAAAGCTCCTCCAGCTGATGGGAAGTGAAATTCAAGTGGAATCTGAGGAGGGAAAGGGAAGTACGTTCTTTTTCGAACTCTCCTTTATGAAGCCAGTGGCTTCGGAAGTAGGAGCATTGGTATATCCTGAAACCCTAAAGTCGCAAGTTCATAATTTACCTGTTGGGCTGAAAGTGCTGTTGGCAGAAGATAATGATGTCAATGCTATTGTCGTCTTGAAGATTATTAAGCGCTGGGGAATGGTTTGTGAGCGTGTCTGCGACGGACAAGAGGCCGTGGAATTAGCAAAGCGGAATGACTACGATCTGGTGTTGATGGATGTACAAATGCCCATTCTGGATGGCTGCCAAGCTGCCAAGCGGATCAAGGAACATTCATCAGTTCCCATAATTGCCCTTACTGCCGCTTCTAAAAGTGAATGCTGCAGCAAACATGATATGGCCTTTTTGGACGCGTTTGTCTCCAAGCCCATCAATGCCGCTGACTTAAAGGACAGGATTTATAACCTGATTGTACCTCACATTTCCTGA